The Thalassotalea piscium sequence AAGCTTACATTATCTGGTGGTGTTACTTGTAGTGTAATGGTACGCCTTCTATCGACCCGCCTAATTGAGCTTGGCCCTGCTGTTCGTAATACTTCAACTAATTCACCAACAGGTTGAATACCCGCTTGTGGTGTAAATAGTGGAATAGCGGCCAACTCTTCTGGAGACTCCCAGTCGGTTGAGCGTAAAAATACATTCAGGCGTTTCTGGCCGTTAAAAAAGTCGCCAACATATAATCCTGTACCTAACGATCTTGAAATTGAAGAGACTTGCTGGCGAGTCCAGCCTGCTTCTGCGATTCTTCGTTCATTTGGTATTAGTTGAAGCTCTGGTTCAGCTAATGTGAGCCCCGGTGACGGTTGGATACTTGCGCCAGGCAATGCTTGGCTAACTGCACCAAACCCTGTTTGGGCAGCGATAAGCAGCTGTTCAACATCGTTACCTTGAATATCTATATCTATTCGACGTCCGCCACCTAGGTTTCTAAATAATTGTTCTTGTGAGGCAAAAGCAATGGTGTCTGGAAAACCACGTAAAATTTCAAAGTTGATGATATTTACGATTTCTTTAATATCGTCAGCGTCTTGTCCACGGCCACCCATAAAACCAAAGTTACCAAAAAAGCCCATCCAAACATGCTCAATTTTTGGCGACTTTTCACCTTTGAGATAGGGTTTCAGACGCTCGTTGATTACGTCACTCATTTCAACCCGAGCAGCTAGATAGCTTTGCCCCGGAGGAGGTAATATAAACACATTGAATGAGTTTTGATTTCCTTTAGGTAAGTAATCGATCTTAGGAAACATTAAGTAAGAGCCTAAAAATGAGAACATCATTAATCCAAGTACCCATGCCATACGCTTACGTGGCGATGAGGTGATTTTCATGATCCCTTGTGTGATATTGTGCCACCAGTGCTGGTGAGGATCTTCTTCAGATACTTCGGTTAATAATCGCCGTGCAGCGGTAGGTAAAACGGTGATCGCAATCAGTAGTGAGGCGACAATAGCAACCGCAATGGTAATGGCTAAGTCGGCAAATAATTGTCCGGACACCTCTTCTAAAAAAGCGATAGGTAAGAATATAGCCACTGTAGTAATTGTTGAAGAAAGTAATGCTCCCCATACTTGCGAGGTGCCAAGTAAAGACGCATTTTCAGGTAATTCACCTCTTTCTCTCAAGCGTACAATATTTTCTAATACCACAATTGCAGCATCTAGCACCATACCAACAGCAAACGCGAGCCCTGCCATAGAAATAATATTTAATGTACGGCCTGCGGTGTACATAACAATTAAGGTAATAATTAATGAAATAGGGATTGATAGTGCAACAATTAACGTGGCGCGGAATTTTCTTAAAAACCACCATAAAACAACTACCGCAAGGAAAATACCCATTAGTAAGTTGCTTTGCACTAATGCCATTGAACGGCCAATGTAGATAGTTTCATCGTACATTTGAATAAGCTCTAGCCCAGAACGTTTTAGTGGGCCTTCATTAAGCTCTTTCATTGCAGCCTGTAAACCTTCCATAACCTCAATAACATTAACACCTTGCTCAACTTGCACGTTCATTGCAATTGCAGGGTCACCATCTAAGGTTAAAATGCCTGTACGGTCGGCATAGGTTAATTCAACTGTTGCAATATCTTTAAGTAAAATTGGCTGTCCATCACGCCAGTCAATTACCATATCTTGCAGCTTTTCAACGCCATATTTGCCAGAAAACCGTATGGTATATTTACGTCGACCAACTTCGTTAAAGCCGGCAGAAACATCGGTGTTATTGGTTAAAGTACTGGCAAGTTGCGGTAAATGTAAACCAAGGTTAGCGGTTTTATAGGGGTCGAAGGTAATACGTAATTCAGACGGTAAACCGCCAAAAGCGTTACTTTGAGAAACGCCTGCAACACGTTCAATACGTGTTTGTACTACTTCTTCAACATAATCTTGATAGCCTGAAATGTCATTGTTATTGCCTTCGGTTGGCTTTAGCGCGAACCAAGCTATTGCGGTGAAGGTACTTGCGCCACCTACTGAAATTGTTGGTTCGGTTGCATCAGGTGGGTAGTTTGGTACTTGATTTAGCGCGTTCATTACGTCGATTAATGCACGCTCTAAGTTAATACCAGTACGATATCGTAAAGTAATGCTACCGCTACCTTGGCTAGAGCTTGACTCTAAAAGGTCTAAGCCCTGTAACCCTTTAAGAACATCTTCTTGACGTTCAATAATTTCAGCTTCAATTTCTTCAGGAGCAGAACCGCGCCAACTAGTAGAAATAACAATTTGTGGTTGGCTGATTTCAGGCGTTAATTGAATGGGTAATTTAAATAAACTAATCGCACCAAATAGCGCAACTAATAAAATGGCAACAATTACCGCTGTAGGATTATTAAGTGAGGCTCTTGTTAATATCATGATTTACCTGACACTAGCGCTTGGTTATTTTCCTTAATAACAACAGATTGACCTGGTTGTAGCCTTTCTGCTCCGCGAATTACTACTTTATCACCTTCATTTATATTGCCTAATACTTCAATTAGTTCACCTTCACTTAACCCTAATTGAACTTGTACTTGTTCAGCAATGTTTTCGTTACTGATACGAAAAACGGTTGTGCTGTTACGTCTTAATACTACTGCGTCACGAGGAATAGCTAGAGTTGTTTTTCTTTCTCCATTAGCGACAGCGGCTTGAATATTTAAACCAATAGGCCATTGAACCGCGCTTAAATCGAGGCGCACTTCCATTAAGTGTGAACGATTATCAGCAACAGGTATAATCGCTTTAATTGGGACTTGAGTTTGGCCTAACGCTGAGCGAATGGTCATAGACTCTCTAGCCTTAACGAATAAATAAGAGGTTAGTGGGGCAAATACTGAAGCCTCAATATTGTCTGTTTGTACTAAGCGAATAATTGCAGTACCACTGCTGATATATTCTCCCTCATTACTTAAGCGTTGCGTTACAATACCGCTAAAAGGTGCTTTTAATTGGCTATAACTGAGATTTTTTTCAGCTTGCGCTAGTTTAGATTTTGCGACATCTACATTGGCTTGTGCAACGCTGAAATTTGATAAGCTTTGGTCTAACTCAGTTTGAGAGATAAGCTTGCGTTTAACTAAGCTTTTCTTACGCTCAATTTCTGTTGTCTCAAAGGTTAATTGAGCTTCGCTATTGGCTAAATTGGCTTTTGCTTCATCAATGATAAGTTTTAAAGACGTATCATTGATGGTAGCGATAACTTGTCCTTGAGTCACAATGTCGCCTAAATCAGCAAGGCTTTTTAAACGGCCTGAAACTTCAGAGGCTATTGCTGAATTATTACGACTAACTACGGTTCCAGATACCCATGCCACAGGTGATAATGTAGTTTGAATAACCTGAGCAACATTAACATTTGCAGCACGGCTTTGTTGGGCGACTGCAAAAGATGAATAAATGCAGATCACTCCTGAAAGAATGGTTAACGAGATATATGGTATGAATTTAGTCATAAAATCCTATTGTAAATCTATCTAAAGCTATCATGGGTAACAGTTTACCCAAGTGAGTGTAGTCAATAATGTAAGAGAGTGCTTTAAAATAACAGTTAAGCACGCCTTAGTTATACTAATTTTATTTGAGATTATTTGTCGGTAACTTCATTGTTATACGTTTTTTAACCTCAAAAGGATGACAAGTACTGCCAAATAAATTGTTCATTATTTGTCGGTAGTATTTACCACCTTAAATGTACTTAAAAACTCAACTAATACTTTAACAGTGGCTGTTAATTGTTGAGTAATGCGTTGTGGAAACAACTGTTCCATAGTGCTTAACTGGTCAAACTCTTTATGCCAAATATGGCCCCACTTGGTTTCTTTTTTACGATCACAGGCAGAGTGTGTTTCACTGTCAAAGCAGTCCCATAAGGCTGAATGTTCGCTTTGCGAATAGCCATCGTAACCGTCTTTACCGTTAATAGAAAAGTTAGTAGTTTCAATATACGCAATAGGTACGCCTGAACAGGCGAAAGGTGCATGATCAGACCATGAGCCTGTTACACCTTCAGGGTAGCCTTCGTAAGCAGGGTGAATAATATATTGTTGTTTTGGCTCAATCAGCTGTTTTGAGATATTGAACAACGCGTCTCTGATATGAGCTTCACTGTTATAACTTCCAGAAATGTCACCACATCGATAAGGTGTAGTATGGGCGCTATGTACATAGAGGTAGTCGCCACCAGCTATGGTGTCTAGGTTGATCATTGCTAAAATATTATTTGTCGATTCTTGCGTGTCGATCAGCGTTTTAACGTAATGTTTAGCGCCGAGTATACCTGCCTCTTCAGCACCTAAAGCAATAAAACGTACGTTATAAGGCAACGCTTTTTTATTTGCTAATAGTTCAGCTACCGTCAACATTGCTGCAAGGCCGGTAGCGTTATCAATAGCGCCCTGAGAACCAAGTGCTTCACCTGTTGAGTCAAGGTGAGCTGCAAGTATTAGGGTGTATTTTTTATCTATATTGAGATCAGCAATAACATTGGCTGAAACTAATTCGTTTTTAGGCAGTGTAAAAGGCTGTACACTTACCACTAGCCCCATTGCTTTAAAACGGTTTTCGACATAATTAATAGTTTCTTGCTCTTTAGCACTACCTGCTTCACGAGCGCCAATACCTTTAATTGGATCAGCAATGGCTTGCAGGTGCTGATTAACAATAGTGCTAATGTTTTTATCATTATTAGTGGTACTGTGAACCGTAAACGTAGTAAAAGCGTATAATATGATGGCTGAACAGGTCAGTTTTATTTTGAACATATATTTATCAATAGTTTAAATTGGCTAATAGCCAAGTAATGTATAACATATCGAGATATTATTCGATCTAAACTCACAGAATTTACTTAAAAAATTAGGATCATGATGAAAAAATTAATCTGCATATTCACATTATTATTACTGCCAAGCATAACGGCCTCAGCAGCAAGTTGTCCTGACTACTTAGATGTTACTTTAAAAAAACTACATTCTTCTGAACAAGTAAATTTATGTGAGTTAGCTCAGAATAAACCCGTGTTAATTGTTAATACGGCTAGCAACTGTGGCTTTACACATCATTTTGAAGGTTTAGAAGCTATTCACGAAAAATATCAAGATAAAGGCCTTGTGGTTATTGGCTTTCCGTCAAATGACTTTTTTCAAGAAGAAAGTGACGAAAAAGATACAGCAAAAGTATGTTTTGTTAATTATGGTGTAACCTTTACCATGTTAGCTCCAAGTGCGGTCAGAGGAAGTGACGTTAATAGCGTATTTAAGTTCTTAGGGGATAAGTCATCGTCTCCTAAATGGAATTTTTATAAATATTTAATAGACGGCAAAGGTGAAAAAGTAACGTCGTTTAGTCCAAAAACTAATCCTGACGATCCTGAATTTATTGAAGCAATAGAGT is a genomic window containing:
- a CDS encoding efflux RND transporter permease subunit → MILTRASLNNPTAVIVAILLVALFGAISLFKLPIQLTPEISQPQIVISTSWRGSAPEEIEAEIIERQEDVLKGLQGLDLLESSSSQGSGSITLRYRTGINLERALIDVMNALNQVPNYPPDATEPTISVGGASTFTAIAWFALKPTEGNNNDISGYQDYVEEVVQTRIERVAGVSQSNAFGGLPSELRITFDPYKTANLGLHLPQLASTLTNNTDVSAGFNEVGRRKYTIRFSGKYGVEKLQDMVIDWRDGQPILLKDIATVELTYADRTGILTLDGDPAIAMNVQVEQGVNVIEVMEGLQAAMKELNEGPLKRSGLELIQMYDETIYIGRSMALVQSNLLMGIFLAVVVLWWFLRKFRATLIVALSIPISLIITLIVMYTAGRTLNIISMAGLAFAVGMVLDAAIVVLENIVRLRERGELPENASLLGTSQVWGALLSSTITTVAIFLPIAFLEEVSGQLFADLAITIAVAIVASLLIAITVLPTAARRLLTEVSEEDPHQHWWHNITQGIMKITSSPRKRMAWVLGLMMFSFLGSYLMFPKIDYLPKGNQNSFNVFILPPPGQSYLAARVEMSDVINERLKPYLKGEKSPKIEHVWMGFFGNFGFMGGRGQDADDIKEIVNIINFEILRGFPDTIAFASQEQLFRNLGGGRRIDIDIQGNDVEQLLIAAQTGFGAVSQALPGASIQPSPGLTLAEPELQLIPNERRIAEAGWTRQQVSSISRSLGTGLYVGDFFNGQKRLNVFLRSTDWESPEELAAIPLFTPQAGIQPVGELVEVLRTAGPSSIRRVDRRRTITLQVTPPDNVSLEEAINVIKEQAGPAIFAQLPEDGAIAYRGTAEALNEALASMSQSFILALIILYLLMSALFRSFKDSLLVVLTIPLATVGGIAVLQLTNMVIFQPLDLLTMIGFIILLGLVVNNAILLVYQTRIGEREGLSRRDSVQNAVRLRLRPILMSTLTSICGMLPLLLIPGAGAELYRGIAAVIVGGMSVSTVFTLIFLPSLLQMGKEKVKHSDEKESNELPSTS
- a CDS encoding efflux RND transporter periplasmic adaptor subunit — its product is MTKFIPYISLTILSGVICIYSSFAVAQQSRAANVNVAQVIQTTLSPVAWVSGTVVSRNNSAIASEVSGRLKSLADLGDIVTQGQVIATINDTSLKLIIDEAKANLANSEAQLTFETTEIERKKSLVKRKLISQTELDQSLSNFSVAQANVDVAKSKLAQAEKNLSYSQLKAPFSGIVTQRLSNEGEYISSGTAIIRLVQTDNIEASVFAPLTSYLFVKARESMTIRSALGQTQVPIKAIIPVADNRSHLMEVRLDLSAVQWPIGLNIQAAVANGERKTTLAIPRDAVVLRRNSTTVFRISNENIAEQVQVQLGLSEGELIEVLGNINEGDKVVIRGAERLQPGQSVVIKENNQALVSGKS
- a CDS encoding M28 family metallopeptidase gives rise to the protein MFKIKLTCSAIILYAFTTFTVHSTTNNDKNISTIVNQHLQAIADPIKGIGAREAGSAKEQETINYVENRFKAMGLVVSVQPFTLPKNELVSANVIADLNIDKKYTLILAAHLDSTGEALGSQGAIDNATGLAAMLTVAELLANKKALPYNVRFIALGAEEAGILGAKHYVKTLIDTQESTNNILAMINLDTIAGGDYLYVHSAHTTPYRCGDISGSYNSEAHIRDALFNISKQLIEPKQQYIIHPAYEGYPEGVTGSWSDHAPFACSGVPIAYIETTNFSINGKDGYDGYSQSEHSALWDCFDSETHSACDRKKETKWGHIWHKEFDQLSTMEQLFPQRITQQLTATVKVLVEFLSTFKVVNTTDK
- a CDS encoding glutathione peroxidase; the encoded protein is MKKLICIFTLLLLPSITASAASCPDYLDVTLKKLHSSEQVNLCELAQNKPVLIVNTASNCGFTHHFEGLEAIHEKYQDKGLVVIGFPSNDFFQEESDEKDTAKVCFVNYGVTFTMLAPSAVRGSDVNSVFKFLGDKSSSPKWNFYKYLIDGKGEKVTSFSPKTNPDDPEFIEAIELLINKDASNT